A window from Bufo bufo chromosome 1, aBufBuf1.1, whole genome shotgun sequence encodes these proteins:
- the LOC120990362 gene encoding olfactory receptor 6B1-like: MYEANSTTVPEFFILGFPALNDYKFSFFSIILIMYSMTICENLLIILLVSTSQRLHSPMYFFLGHLALSDIVLVTIIVPKMLEVIIWEGSTIPYVGCLAQFYLYGGTVCAECFLLSAMSYDRYLAICRPLHYISVMSAKLRYSLIISSWGLSFMLVFITLVFLCNLDFCGSNVIAHFFCEFKPLLDITCSDITAVSINMIVLCLVLVLLPFLLIIISYVCIFITIFGISSTSGRQKTFSTCASHLVVVSTYYGSMLIIYMVPYSGHSLNANKFISLVYIVLTPLLNPIIYSLRNKEIQSSAMKYLNLRLEKMGKSRKHI; this comes from the coding sequence ATGTATGAAGCCAACTCGACCACGGTCCCAGAGTTTTTTATACTGGGATTCCCGGCTCTGAATGATTACAAGTTTTCTTTCTTCTCCATTATTCTCATCATGTATTCCATGACTATATGTGAAAACCTCTTGATCATTTTACTGGTGTCCACAAGCCAACGTCTCCATTCTCCAATGTATTTCTTCCTTGGACATTTGGCGCTGTCAGACATTGTCCTTGTGACAATCATTGTTCCTAAGATGCTGGAAGTTATCATATGGGAAGGGAGCACAATTCCTTATGTTGGATGTTTAGCCCAGTTTTACTTATATGGGGGAACGGTCTGTGCAGAGTGTTTTTTACTCTCGGCCATGTCTTATGACCGGTACTTGGCCATCTGTAGACCTCTACATTATATCTCAGTGATGAGTGCCAAGCTTAGATACAGTCTGATCATCTCATCCTGGGGGTTGAGCTTTATGTTAGTATTTATTACACTTGTCTTTTTGTGTAACTTAGACTTCTGTGGATCGAATGTTATTGCCCATTTCTTTTGTGAATTTAAGCCTCTTTTAGACATTACTTGTTCAGACATAACCGCTGTGAGTATTAACATGATAGTGCTCTGTCTTGTTTTAGTTCTATTACCTTTCTTACTTATAATCATATCATATGTCTGCATTTTTATCACTATCTTTGGAATTTCCTCCACCTCAGGCCGACAAAAGACTTTCTCCACTTGTGCCTCTCACTTGGTGGTTGTCTCTACCTATTATGGCTCCATGCTCATAATCTACATGGTCCCTTATAGTGGACATTCACTGAATGCTAACAAGTTTATTTCCCTTGTCTACATTGTTTTGACCCCTCTTCTAAACCCCATTATATACAGTCTAAGGAACAAGGAGATTCAGTCTTCTGCGATGAAATATCTGAATCTGCGGTTAGAAAAGATGGGAAAATCAAGAAAACATATTTAA